The following are encoded together in the Leptidea sinapis chromosome 29, ilLepSina1.1, whole genome shotgun sequence genome:
- the LOC126973245 gene encoding cleavage stimulation factor subunit 1 produces MKETTGDIDTKNVVKNRELLYRMIISQLYYDGYQPIAASLSAAVHADPPCPPSDRLLNVMMVGLQHEPERRDRLAASSGAEHLLGTTGLDLEFEMDASSLAPEPATYETAYVTSHKMACRAGAFSACGQLVATGSVDASIKILDVERMLAKSAPEEVEAGREQQGHPVIRTLYDHTDEITALDFHPREQVLVSASRDCCIKLFDITKASAKKAYKSITDAEPVLCVAFHPLGDHIIASTTHPVIRLYDVTTGQCFVCPILSHHHKRQVNCIKFSPNGKYFASGSADGSIKLWDTVSNRCFNTFISAHEGSEICSVEFTRNSKYLLTSALDSSIKLWELASSRCLIQYTGAGTTGKQEHPAQAIFNHSEDYVLFPDAATTSLCTWHSRSASRCQLMSLGHNGAVRHIVHSGTAPAFLTCSDDYRARFWYRRNTH; encoded by the exons atgaaggaAACTACAGGTGATATTGATACAAAGAACGTTGTGAAGAATAGAGAGTTGCTTTATCGTATGATTATCAG TCAGCTGTACTATGATGGATACCAGCCTATTGCAGCATCATTGTCAGCTGCGGTGCATGCAGACCCACCATGTCCACCCAGTGATAG ACTTCTAAATGTCATGATGGTGGGACTGCAGCATGAGCCGGAGAGACGGGACCGTCTCGCGGCCTCCAGTGGTGCTGAGCATCTTCTGGGCACCACAGGCCTTG ATCTGGAGTTCGAGATGGACGCGTCCTCGCTCGCGCCCGAGCCCGCCACTTACGAGACGGCGTACGTGACGTCACACAAGATGGCGTGCCGTGCCGGCGCCTTCAGCGCCTGCGGCCAGCTGGTCGCCACCGGCAGCGTGGACGCCAGTATCAAG ATCCTTGACGTGGAGCGGATGCTGGCCAAGTCGGCTCCCGAGGAGGTGGAGGCGGGCCGCGAGCAGCAAGGACACCCCGTCATCAGGACCTT GTACGACCACACGGACGAGATCACGGCGCTGGACTTCCACCCGCGGGAGCAGGTCTTGGTGTCGGCCTCGCGCGACTGCTGCATCAAACTGTTCGACATCACAAAGGCTTCCGCTAAGAAAGCGTACAAGAGCATTACG GATGCTGAGCCGGTGCTGTGCGTGGCGTTCCACCCGCTGGGTGACCACATCATAGCGTCCACCACGCACCCTGTCATCCGGCTGTATGACGTCACCACGGGTCAGTGCTTCGTGTGCCCCATCCTCTCGCACCACCACAAGCGACAAGTCAACTGCATCAA gTTCTCTCCGAACGGCAAGTACTTCGCGAGTGGCAGTGCTGATGGCAGCATAAAGCTGTGGGACACCGTCTCCAACCGCTGCTTCAATACATTCATCAGCGCGCACGAGGGCTCCGAGATCTGCTCTGTCGAGTTCACCAGGAACAGCAAG TACCTGCTGACGTCAGCGCTGGACTCTTCCATCAAGCTGTGGGAGCTGGCCAGCAGTCGCTGTCTCATCCAGTACACGGGAGCGGGGACCACAG GCAAGCAGGAGCACCCCGCGCAGGCCATCTTCAACCACTCGGAGGACTACGTGCTGTTCCCGGACGCCGCCACCACGTCGCTGTGCACGTGGCACTCGCGCAGCGCCAGTCGCTGCCAGCTCATGTCACTGGGGCACAACGGTGCCGTCAG ACACATCGTCCACTCGGGCACGGCGCCCGCCTTCCTCACGTGCAGCGACGACTACCGCGCACGCTTCTGGTACCGCCGCAACACACACTGA